A single Nicotiana tabacum cultivar K326 chromosome 5, ASM71507v2, whole genome shotgun sequence DNA region contains:
- the LOC107759431 gene encoding ricin B-like lectin R40G2 isoform X1 — MEFPFGHHHHRRDDDGGEEFPPPGRRPPPSAYDEPPPSEVTHVYHTSHVGGPPPMDPNYNRPHYPPPPPMEDDYGRTSYPPPSMEDSYGRTNYPPPRMEENYGGSYNRTPPYYEGPPPPQPPSYSSVEHVSHESESESVHRQHDHHRFQPHVPSFFHHETSPHPELIDKPSFRVYTKADPNYSLTIRDGKVVLASSDPSDPFQHWYKDEKYSTKVKDEEGFPSFALVNKAAGLAMKHSVGASHPVQLTPYDPDVLDASVLWTESRDVSDGYRAVRMVNNIRLNLDAWNADKEHGGVRDGTIVALWEWWKGDNRNQQWKIVPYC; from the exons atgGAATTTCCTTTTGGACACCACCACCACCGTCGCGACGACGACGGTGGAGAGGAATTTCCACCTCCCGGACGACGACCACCACCGTCAGCCTACGACGAACCACCACCGTCAGAAGTTACCCATGTCTATCACACTTCCCATGTAGGTGGACCACCACCGATGGATCCCAATTATAACCGTCCTCATTATCCTCCACCGCCACCTATGGAGGACGATTATGGTCGGACTAGTTATCCTCCTCCGTCAATGGAGGATAGTTATGGTCGGACTAATTATCCGCCTCCGCGAATGGAGGAGAACTATGGTGGATCTTATAATCGTACACCGCCTTATTATGAGGGCCCGCCACCACCGCAACCACCTAGTTATTCCTCCGTCGAACACGTGTCTCACGAGAGTGAGAGTGAGAGCGTTCATCGTCAGCATGATCATCATCGTTTTCAACCACATGTGCCTTCATTCTTCCACCATGAGACCTCACCACATCCAGAGCTCATCGATAAGCCTTCATTTAGGGTTTATACAAAGGCTGATCCCAATTACTCTCTCACTATCCGTGACGGCAAAGTCGTTCTTGCCTCTTCTGATCCATCCGATCCTTTTCAA CACTGGTATAAAGATGAGAAGTACAGCACTAAAGTGAAGGATGAAGAGGGGTTTCCAAGCTTTGCTCTGGTTAATAAAGCTGCAGGACTGGCCATGAAGCACTCTGTTGGCGCCTCTCACCCT GTGCAGCTCACCCCTTACGACCCTGATGTTCTTGATGCATCAGTCTTGTGGACAGAGAGCAGGGACGTGAGTGATGGTTATCGAGCAGTTAGGATGGTTAATAACATTCGCCTCAATCTAGATGCATGGAATGCTGATAAAGAACATGGAGGTGTCCGTGACGGGACCATTGTTGCTCTCTGGGAATGGTGGAAAGGAGACAACCGTAACCAACAATGGAAGATCGTTCCCTACTGTTAG
- the LOC107759431 gene encoding uncharacterized protein LOC107759431 isoform X3: MEFPFGHHHHRRDDDGGEEFPPPGRRPPPSAYDEPPPSEVTHVYHTSHVGGPPPMDPNYNRPHYPPPPPMEDDYGRTSYPPPSMEDSYGRTNYPPPRMEENYGGSYNRTPPYYEGPPPPQPPSYSSVEHVSHESESESVHRQHDHHRFQPHVPSFFHHETSPHPELIDKPSFRVYTKADPNYSLTIRDGKVVLASSDPSDPFQHWYKDEKYSTKVKDEEGFPSFALVNKAAGLAMKHSVGASHPVINTLMFKGLAFLMLHGF; the protein is encoded by the exons atgGAATTTCCTTTTGGACACCACCACCACCGTCGCGACGACGACGGTGGAGAGGAATTTCCACCTCCCGGACGACGACCACCACCGTCAGCCTACGACGAACCACCACCGTCAGAAGTTACCCATGTCTATCACACTTCCCATGTAGGTGGACCACCACCGATGGATCCCAATTATAACCGTCCTCATTATCCTCCACCGCCACCTATGGAGGACGATTATGGTCGGACTAGTTATCCTCCTCCGTCAATGGAGGATAGTTATGGTCGGACTAATTATCCGCCTCCGCGAATGGAGGAGAACTATGGTGGATCTTATAATCGTACACCGCCTTATTATGAGGGCCCGCCACCACCGCAACCACCTAGTTATTCCTCCGTCGAACACGTGTCTCACGAGAGTGAGAGTGAGAGCGTTCATCGTCAGCATGATCATCATCGTTTTCAACCACATGTGCCTTCATTCTTCCACCATGAGACCTCACCACATCCAGAGCTCATCGATAAGCCTTCATTTAGGGTTTATACAAAGGCTGATCCCAATTACTCTCTCACTATCCGTGACGGCAAAGTCGTTCTTGCCTCTTCTGATCCATCCGATCCTTTTCAA CACTGGTATAAAGATGAGAAGTACAGCACTAAAGTGAAGGATGAAGAGGGGTTTCCAAGCTTTGCTCTGGTTAATAAAGCTGCAGGACTGGCCATGAAGCACTCTGTTGGCGCCTCTCACCCT GTAATTAACACACTGATGTTCAAGGGCCTTGCCTTCCTGATGTTACATGGCTTTTGA
- the LOC107759431 gene encoding ricin B-like lectin R40G2 isoform X2, with product MEFPFGHHHHRRDDDGGEEFPPPGRRPPPSAYDEPPPSEVTHVYHTSHVGGPPPMDPNYNRPHYPPPPPMEDDYGRTSYPPPSMEDSYGRTNYPPPRMEENYGGSYNRTPPYYEGPPPPQPPSYSSVEHVSHESESESVHRQHDHHRFQPHVPSFFHHETSPHPELIDKPSFRVYTKADPNYSLTIRDGKVVLASSDPSDPFQHWYKDEKYSTKVKDEEGFPSFALVNKAAGLAMKHSVGASHPVQLTPYDPDVLDASVLWTESRDVSDGYRAVRMVNNIRLNLDAWNADKEHGGVRDGTIVALWEWWKGDNRNQQWKIVPY from the exons atgGAATTTCCTTTTGGACACCACCACCACCGTCGCGACGACGACGGTGGAGAGGAATTTCCACCTCCCGGACGACGACCACCACCGTCAGCCTACGACGAACCACCACCGTCAGAAGTTACCCATGTCTATCACACTTCCCATGTAGGTGGACCACCACCGATGGATCCCAATTATAACCGTCCTCATTATCCTCCACCGCCACCTATGGAGGACGATTATGGTCGGACTAGTTATCCTCCTCCGTCAATGGAGGATAGTTATGGTCGGACTAATTATCCGCCTCCGCGAATGGAGGAGAACTATGGTGGATCTTATAATCGTACACCGCCTTATTATGAGGGCCCGCCACCACCGCAACCACCTAGTTATTCCTCCGTCGAACACGTGTCTCACGAGAGTGAGAGTGAGAGCGTTCATCGTCAGCATGATCATCATCGTTTTCAACCACATGTGCCTTCATTCTTCCACCATGAGACCTCACCACATCCAGAGCTCATCGATAAGCCTTCATTTAGGGTTTATACAAAGGCTGATCCCAATTACTCTCTCACTATCCGTGACGGCAAAGTCGTTCTTGCCTCTTCTGATCCATCCGATCCTTTTCAA CACTGGTATAAAGATGAGAAGTACAGCACTAAAGTGAAGGATGAAGAGGGGTTTCCAAGCTTTGCTCTGGTTAATAAAGCTGCAGGACTGGCCATGAAGCACTCTGTTGGCGCCTCTCACCCT GTGCAGCTCACCCCTTACGACCCTGATGTTCTTGATGCATCAGTCTTGTGGACAGAGAGCAGGGACGTGAGTGATGGTTATCGAGCAGTTAGGATGGTTAATAACATTCGCCTCAATCTAGATGCATGGAATGCTGATAAAGAACATGGAGGTGTCCGTGACGGGACCATTGTTGCTCTCTGGGAATGGTGGAAAGGAGACAACCGTAACCAACAATGGAAGATCGTTCCCTACT GA